In Streptomyces pluripotens, the genomic window CCGGGACGGCGTCGTCGTGCTGGATGTGCGTCGCGCCTCCGAACGGTCGGCCGGCTTCATCGAAGGCTCGGTGCACATCCCCGTCCACGCGCTGCCCCGCCGCATCCACGAGGTGCCCGAAGGACAGGTGTGGGTCCACTGCGCCGGCGGCATGCGCGCCGCCATCGCCGCCTCCCTGCTGGACGCCGCGGGCCGCGACGTGGTCGCCGTGGACGACTCCTTCGACGCGGTCGGTCAGGCGGGGCTCGCCGTCCGGACCGACTGACAGCACACGCCCCGCGAACCCCGCGAACCCCGCGAACCCCGCGAACCCCGCGAACCCCGCGAACCCCGCGGACGCCGCGGACGCCGCGGACGCCGCGAGTTCCGCGCCGTGACCTCGCGCGCTGCGAGAACCGCAACACCTCCGCGAACTGCGAGAACTCCGAGAACTCCGAGAAGACGAACAGGAAGGAGAACCCCGATGAGCCTCTTCCGGCGCAGCAGGACCGGCTCCGAACGGGTGACCGCGCAGGATGCCGCGGCCCGCACCGGGCATGGCGGCGACGCCACGCTGCTCGACGTGCGTGAGCCCTATGAGTGGCAGGCGGGGCACGCTCCCGACGCCGTGCACGTACCCCTGTCGGCTCTGGCCGCGGGCGCCGGGCTGCCCGGCACAGCGCAGGCGCGGCCCGTAGTGGTGATCTGCCGCTCGGGCAACCGTTCCCGGCGGGCAGCCCGACTGCTGCAGGCCAGGGGCGTCGAAGCCGTCGACGTCATCGGTGGCATGCAGGACTGGGCCGCCGCCGGACTCCCGGTCGTCGACGCACGCGGCAGGAACGGATCCGTCGCGTGAGCGCTGTGATACTCGCCCTGCTCGCCGGTGCCGTCATCGGGCTGGCACTCGGCGGGCTCGGCGGCGGCGGCAGTGTCCTGGCCGTGCCCGCCCTGATCTACCTGCTGGGTTTCACCCCGGTCGCGGCCACCACCGCGAGCCTGGTCATCGTCACCGTCACCTCCGCGACAGCACTGTCCGCGCACGCCCGCGACGGTAACGTCCGTTGGCGTGCAGGGCTGCTGTTCGCGGCGGCGGGAATCGGTCCGGCGATGCTCGGCAGCGCGCTCGCCGGGCAACTGCCGGCGGCTTGGCTCACCGTGGCCTTCGCCCTGCTCGCGGGTGCTGCCTCGATACGCATGCTCCGACCCCGCCCAACGGCCGGCCCTGCCGCGCCGGTGCGGCCGGGCCGGGCGGCGGCGGCCGGCGCCGGACTGGGCGCGGTCACCGGCGTCCTCGGTGTCGGTGGTGGCTTCCTCGCCGTCCCCGCGCTGGTCAACGTCCTCGGTATGCGCATACGGGAAGCAGTGGGCACCAGCCTGCTGGTGATCACCGTCAACTCGGTGGCCGCCCTGGCCATGCGTGCCGGTACGGCCGACGGCCTGAACTGGGCCCTGATAGGCCCGTTCGCCGGTGCGGCGATCCTGGGCGCGTGGGACGGCAAGCGCCTGTCGGCGAAGCTGTCCGGGCAGACGCTGCAGCGGGTCTTCGCTCTGGTCCTCCTGGCGGTGGCCGGCTTCATGCTGGTCGACACGGTGGCCTGATGGACGCCCGAGCACCAGAAGCCGCGGTGAACACCCGAATGCCGCGAGCCACCGTCAGCATCCGGGAGCCGGAGGTCCGCCCGGCCCTCCGGGCGCCGGGGGCCGGGCCGAACGCCCGGCTCCCGCACCCCGGCCCCGTGCGGGTCCTCACGCCAACGACAGGAACAACTTCTCCAGCCGGGCGCGCATCTCTTCGGTGTCCTCGCCGTTCTTCCGGCCGGACTCGATGTCCGCCACACACTGCTGCAGACCGGTGGCGATGATCGCGAAACCGGCGCGGTCCAGCGCCCGCGAGGCGGCGGCCAGCTGTGTGACGACGTCCTCGCAGTCCCGGCCTTCCTCGATCATCCGGATCACCCCGGAGATCTGGCCCTGCGCCCGCCGAAGCCGGTTCAGCACGGCTTTCAGGGACTCACCCTCAAGCTCCAGTTCCACGATCACTCCTCGAGAAATACCCCTAGGGGTACTGTACGTCCCAGTTCGGGATGACGGCGACCATTAAGGATCACTTCTGTCATGACCCCCCACCCGACCCCCATCGCATTCGAAACCGATCAGGCTCGCGAACGACTGCACGAATTCACCGTGGTCGACGTGCGCACCCCCGGTGAGTATGCCTCCGGCCACCTGCCCGGGGCCCTCAACATCCCCCTGGACCAGATTCGGCGAGCCCTGCCCGAGCTCCAGCACGCGGCCGATCACGGCGGCCTCCTCGTCGTGTGCGCCTCCGGAGCCCGCTCGGAGAACGCCTGCAAGCTCCTGAGGGAGCAGGGCATTCCGGCGGCCACCCTCGTCGGCGGCACGGGCGCCTGGGCCGCTCAGGGGCACGACCTGCACCAGCCCGCCGCCTGTGACACACGCGCCCGCTGGAGCATGGAGCGGCAGGTGCGCTTCACCGCGGGGGCGGTGGTGCTCCTGGGGCTGCTCCTCGGCTTCCTGGTGCACCCGGCCTTCCAGATCCTCTCGGCCGGCATCGCAGGCGGCCTCGTCTTCTCCGCGGTCACCGACACCTGCGGCATGGCGGCCATGTTGGGCAAGCTGCCCCACAACCGGCCCCGCGCCGCCGACCTCGACGCCACGCTCGCCGCGCTGCGCAGCCGCTGAGACCGACGGAACCGGGGCCTGCACGCATAGCGCGTGCAGGCCCCGGTTTCTGTGGGCCCTCAGCCCTGTTCCGCCGCGCCCTCGGCAGCCCGCCGACGCAGGTCACCCATGTCGACGGACCGGATCTCGGCGATCAGCTCCTCCAGGGCCTGCGGCGGCAGCGCGCCCGGCTGGGCGTACAGAACGGTCCGCTCCCGGACAGCCATGAGGGTGGGGATGGAGGAGATCCGGAAGGCGGCAGCGAGTTCGGGCTGCGCCTCGGTGTCGACCTTGCCGAAGACGATGCCCGGATGCCGCTGGGCGGCCTGCTCGTAGACCGGCCCGAACATCCGGCACGGACCGCACCAGGCGGCCCAGAAGTCGATCAACACGATGTCGGAGCCGGTGAGAGTCTCCTCGAAGTTCTCTTTGGTCAGTTCGACGGTCGCCATGGCGTCCCACTCTCCTCTCAGATACCCCACGGGGTATCTGAGACAACCGGCGCGGGGCCGGGTTTGTTCCGGGCCGGCAGGCAGGCAGGGGACCCGAGTACACGCGGACCGAGTACACGCGGACCGAGTACACGCGGACCGAGTACACGGGTTCCCGGAGCGACCCGCACGGGCCCTCGACGCGACCGGCGCGGGGAACGCATCACGCCAGCTCGATGTCGATCTCGGGTGGCCGGCTGAGCGTGTTGTGGACGGTGCAGTGCGAGGCGACGGCAAGCAGGGCGGTACGACGCTGCTCAGTGAGCCCCGGCGGCGGGACGACCACGATGCGCACGGAGGCGACGCGGGCCGGGCGGTCGGTGGCCATGACGAACTCGGCCCGCACCTGCAGCCCGGAGCGGGACAGACCGTGGCGGATCAGGTAGCGGCCGGCGTAGAAGGCGACGCAGGTGGCCAGAGAAGCCGCGAACAGTTCGGTGGGCGTCGGTGCGGTGTCCGCGCCGCCCGCTTCGGCGGGCTGGTCGACCTGCATCCGGTGACCGCGGACGTCGATGGCGTAGGCATCACCATCGACGTGGGTGACGTCGAGCGTGTGTACGGCGGTGTCCTGCGGCCGGGTCACGTTGATGGTGTGCGGTGCGGTGCCGGTCATGGCCGGACCCCTTCCGTAAGCGGCTTCCGTTTCCGGTTCCCAGTCGACTGCGGTCCATCTGCCGGATCGAGAGGCCGAGGGGGTGGTCCGCAGGTCCGATAGGCCCCTCGTGCTCCACGGCCCGGTTCCACCGCGCGCGCCCGGCCGGCCGAGGGCACCGTCGAGCCCGGGAAGCGGAACGACGAGGACGGGAGCGGCAAGCCGGGACCGGGGAGCCGGGAGCAAGAGGCCGGCACCGGGACACCGGCACCGGAACGCCGGAGCCGAGTTGGTCAGACGAGGCCGAAAGACCAGGTCGGCAGGACGGCGCCGGGAAGACCGCGTCAGGAGGACGGGGAACCGCCCTGCGGCCGGGCGCCGCCGGCAGGGTTCTCGACCGCACCGACCCGCTCAAGGAGCAGATGGGCCAGGCCGCGGGCCTCTTCCGGGGTGAGCGCCGCCCAGACTCCCGGGTCGCCGCCGCGGTCCTCCCCCACGTCCAGGGCGATCCTGCTGACCGGCCGGTCCGGACGGCCGAGCCGCAGGCACCGGACCGCGATCCGACGTCCGCACGTGGTCACGAGGGAGTCCTCGTCAGTGTGGCTCTCCTCGCCCCCGCGGAGCCGGTCGTCTCCTGCCGTCGCCATCGGTCTCACGCTCCTCCGCCCGTCGTCCCCTGCCGTCCCAGCGAATCGCCGCCCCTGAGACCCACCTACCCGTCGGGGCACCAGAAGCAGCGCATCACGCACCGGAAATGTTCCCGTCCACCCACCGGAAAGCAGGCGCCCGGATCACCCGCTCCCGGGTCACACCGGGTCCGTGCGGGGGCTCAGCCACGCCGACACGACCGCGACGGCCGAGGCCGACACCAGGATGACGGCGGCCCAATGGGCCCCGGTCCGCACCCCTGCACCCCCCGCCAGATGCAACGCGAGGGTCACCAGGGCGACTCCGAGCGCCGTCCCCAGACCACGCGTCATGTTGACCAGGCCACCGCCCGTACCGGAGGACCGGGCGGGTATCGCACCCATGATCATGGCGTTGTTGGCCGGCGTGAACGTCCCCAGGCCGAGCCCCGCACCCGCCAGCACCGGCACCAGCCAGACGGTGGTCAGCGGGACGACCAGCAGGGCGGCCAGGGCGAGAGCGAAAACGGCGGCCCCGGCCAGACATCGCCCGCGGTCCGAGAGGCGGCGCGGCAGCAACCGGTCCCCGCCGGCCGCGGCCAACCCGAACCCGGCCGGCAACGCCGTCAGCACCAGCCCGGCGGTCAGCTCGGAGCTGCCCTGCGCGGAGAGCACGACCGGCACCAGCACCAGCGGCCCGAACAGCACCAGGTAGCCACTCAGCGCCCCGACCAGCCCGAACGCCACCGCCCGGGTGCGCAGCAGGGCCAGATCCAGCAACGGGGCGACGGCCCGTCGCTGCCGCCGCACGAAACCCCGGCCGGCCCAGGCCGCCACCGCGAACAGCAGCGCCACACCCCAGCCGGGCACGGCCAGCCCGGAGGCGGCGGACACACCCAGCAGAGCACTGGTGGTCGCCACGGAAAGCAACCCCAGGCCAACCCAGTCGAAGCACGCGACCTCCGTCCGGGCCCGGGTGCGCGGCAGCAGATAGTGCCCGCCCACCAGTGCCACCACACCGACCGGGACGTTCACCCAGAACACCCACCGCCAGTCCAGCGCGGACACCAAGACCCCGCCGACGGTCGGACCCAGCGCCAGTCCGAGCGCCTGGGCGGCGGCCTGCACGCCGAGCGCGCTGCGCATCCGCTCACGCGGGGCACTGGTGGTCACCAGAGCCACGCTGTTGGCCTGCATCATGGCCGCCCCGGCCGCCTGGACCACACGGAACACCACGAGCACCGCCAGCGAGGGAGCGAAGCCGCAAGCGGCGGAGGCCAGTGTGAAGACGGCGAATCCGTACAGGTACAGCAGCTTGCGGCCGTGGGCGTCGGCCAGCCGGCCGGCCGGCACCAGCAGCGCCACCAGGGTCAGCAGGTACGCCAGCGACACCCACTCCACGGCGGCCAGGCGGGCGTGGAACCCGGTGCGCAGGCTGCCGTAGGTCAGCGTCACGATGCTGGCGTCCAGCTGCCCCATGAACGCGCCGAAGCACACCGTCCCCACGGCCAGCCACCAGCCGTTCGGCCGGGACCGGATCGCCTCGGGGCGGGGCCGCTCCGCGGTGAGCAGGGTGGACCAGCGGCTCCTGGACCCGTGCGGACTCATGCGGTTGGCCATGACCCACACATTACATCGGTAACCGAAATGTTTTGCCAGCGTCCTATCCGGAGCGGTGATCCCGCACCGGCCGCATCCGGCCCGGGGATCTAGGCTTCCTCCCGTAGGAGATCCGCTTCGTCTGCGCGGTCTGTGGCGTCAAGAGGGAAGTCCCGTTGAACTTCTGGTCGATCTATCAGCACGGCTTCGCGCGCGTCGCCGCGTGCACGGGCCACACCGTCATCGCCGACCCGCACGCCAACGCCGAAGCGGTCCTGCGCCAGGCGCGGCAGTGCGCGCAGGACGGGGTCGCCGTCGCCGTCTTCCCCGAGCTGGGCCTGTGCGGCTACTCGATCGAGGACCTGCTGCTGCAGGACGCGCTGCTGGACGAGGTCGAACGGGCGGTCCGGTCGGTGGCGGCCGGGTCGGCGGAGCTGCTGCCGGTGCTGGTCGTCGGAGCCCCGCTGCGCCACCGCAACCGGATCTACAACTGCGCGGTGATCGTGCACCACGGTCGCGTCCTCGGCGTCGTACCCAAGTCGTACCCACCGAACTACCGCGAGTTCTACGAGCGCCGGCAGATCGCCTCGGGCGACGACGAGCGTGGCGGGACCATCCGGATCTGCGGCGAGACCGTACCGTTCGGCGTGGACCTGCTCTTCGAGGCGGCGGACGTGCCCGGACTCGTGCTGCACGCGGAGGTGTGCGAGGACATGTGGGTCCCGGTGCCGCCGAGCGCCGAGGCGGCACTGGCCGGCGCGACCATCCTCGCCAACCTCTCCGGCAGCCCGATCACGGTCGGACGGGCCGAGGACCGCAGGCTGATGTGCCGTTCGGGATCCTCCCGCTGCCTCGCCGCCTACGTCTACGCGGCGGCCGGCCTCGGCGAGTCGACCACCGACCTGTCCTGGGACGGACAGACCATGATCTACGAGAACGGTGCGCTGCTGGCCGAGAGCGAGCGCTTCCCGCTCGGCGACCAGTACGCGGTGGCCGACGTCGATCTGGACCTGCTGCGGCAGGAGCGGCAGCGGGTGGGCTCGTTCGACGACAACCGCCGTACCCACGGAGCACGCACCGGCGATTTCCGGACGGTCTCCTTCGCACTCGACCCGCCCACCACCGACCTGGGACTGCGCCGCCGTGTCGAACGCTTCCCGTTCGTGCCCGCCGACCCCGACCGGCTCGCCCTGGACTGCTACGAGGCCTACAACATCCAGGTCGCCGGGCTGCAGCAGCGGCTGGCGGCGATCGGCGACCCGAAGGTGGTCATCGGCGTCTCCGGCGGCCTCGACTCCACGCACGCGCTGATCGTCGCCGCCCGGGCCATGGACCGCGCCGGACGGCCGCGCAGTGACATCCTGGCCTTCACCCTGCCCGGCTTCGCCACCAGCGACCACACCAAGGACAACGCCCACCGGCTGATGCGCGCGCTCGGCGTCACCCCGGCGGAGCTGGACATCACGCCGACCGCGCAGCTGATGCTGCAGGAGATCGGGCACCCGTTCGCCGCCGGTGAGCCGGTGTACGACGTCACCTTCGAGAACGTCCAGGCCGGCCTGCGCACCGACTACCTGTTCCGGCTGGCGAACCAGCGCGGCGGCATCGTGCTCGGCACCGGCGACCTCTCGGAGCTGGCACTCGGCTGGTCCACGTACGGCGTCGGCGACCAGATGAGCCACTACAACGTGAACTCCGGAGTACCGAAGACGCTGATCCAGCACCTGATCCGCTGGGTCATCGGCAGCGGCCAGTTCGACGAGGAGACCGGCCGGATCCTGGTCGCCATCCTGGACACCGAGATCAGTCCCGAGCTGGTGCCGGGCGAGGAGCTCCAGTCCACCGAGTCGAAGATCGGCCCGTACGCACTGCACGACTTCACGCTCTTCCACGTGCTGCGCTACGGCTTTCGGCCGTCGAAGATCGCCTTCCTGGCCTGGCACGCCTGGCACGCCCCGGACACGGGCGCCTGGCCGCCCGGGTTCCCCGAGGCGAAGCGGGTCGCCTACGACCTGGCGGAGATCCGGCACTGGCTGGAGGTCTTCTGCCGTCGATTCTTCGCGTTCTCGCAGTTCAAGCGCTCGGCCATGCCCAACGGCCCGAAGGTCTCGGCCGGCGGTTCGCTCTCGCCGCGCGGCGACTGGCGAGCCCCCTCCGACGGCAACGCCCGGGCCTGGCTGCGGGACCTGGAGCGCTTCGGTCCCGACGGCGCGGACACCGCACCCTAGCCGCCGCGTCCACCGCGCCCGACAGCCGACAACCGACACGATCCGTGCCCTTGACAGCGGCCTGGACCGGTGAGGCCGCGTCCGGTGTGGCGCCGGCGCCCGCTCGGCTCACGCCTTCGCGAGCGCCAGTGCGTGGATGATGCGCGCCAGGTCGTCGGGGGCCGCGGCCAGGCGGACCGGCGTGCCGGCGTCGTCCAGTTCGGCGACGTGCCAGTCACCGGGAACGCCGTCGCCGTCGGCACCCCGGGCACGCCGTACGTTCTTCACCGTGAGCCGCTCCACCGGAACCGACTTCGCCCCGAACCGGCCCGGCCCCGGGTGGGGTGTCACTGCGGGCCCCTCGTTGCCGAGGACGATGTGGGTGCCGAAGCCATAGGGGTTGTAGTCGGTGTCCTCCAGGAAACGGGCGGCCAGGAACACGTCACCGTCCGCCGCGTCCTCCGCTTCCGGCCGCCGGGTCGGCGCGGACTCGCCCGGCACGCGGATCCGGGTGACGTGCCAGGCCCAGGTCAACAGGCCGGCGGTGACCAGCGAGCCGACGGCCCACCAGGTGATCGTCTGTGCGGAGCCCAGCGGGGTCGTGGGGTGCAGGTAGCACAGCGGCAGCAGCCAGACGGCGGTGCCGGCGAGGACACCCGTGAACGGCAGGGCCGACGGCAGCCGCTCGTCGTCGGGCAGTCGGCGCCCGCGCAACCGCCGCAGCACCTGGGCCCCGGGAAGCCCCGCGAGCAGGACCAGACCCGCCGCGAAGACGGCCAAGCTCCCCCCGGTGATGACGTGCCCCGTCCAGACGTAGCGCTCTCCGGCGACCTTCATCACCTCGCCCCGGAAGACGGTCAGCTCGACCCGGTCACCGGCCCGGAACGCCTCGGCGGCCTCACGGGACACGGCCAGCCGGTCCGAGGGCCCGCCGCCGGCGAAGTACAGCCAGCTCTGCCGCTTCGGCAGGTGCGGCTCGGTCCGTGTGATCACCGCCGGTACGGTGCGCAGACAGGGCCGGGCCCCGGTCGGCTGCAGCCCGGCCGCACACGGCTGCGCCACCTGGTACTGCCGCTCGTACGCCGAGGCACCCGGCACCGCGAACGCGACCGCACCCGCAGCCGCGAGCAGCAGCAGGGACGCGCACAGCCGGCTCACCCAGCCGCTGCCCGCCGCGTCATCGGTGACGACGCGGAGCCGGCCCGGCTCCGTACCGCCGTGGCGGCGGTGGACCTCGCGCAGGCCGGACAGCTGCGTGGCGAAGTGTTCGTCGCCCGGCGTCGAGCTCGCCGGCTGCGGCAGCGTCCGCCTGCGCCCGTCCCGCATCGCCAGGACGACCCGGCGGGTCTCACCGCCCCGGGGCAGGGTCTTCACACGGACGAGCAGTTCCGCGATGTCATGCCACGGCACGCTGCGGCGGCGCAGCAGTGTCCAGGAGTGCACGCCGTACGCGTCGGCAGCCACCCGGGCGGTCACCTGGTACAACGCCACGGCACCCACCACCACCGCCACCAAACCGACGAGCCCCCACCAGGCAGGAAGACCGCCCCGGTACCCGAACGCCGCCCCGGCGGTGAGCGCCCCGGCCACCCCGAGTCCCACGACGAACCAGAGGCTGCGCTTCGAGCGGGGACGGCAGACATATTCCGAGGCGTTCATGACCGCAATGGTGACAACACGCGCACCGCAGTTCCTGTGCCGGTTACGGCAATGTGGGGGACTCGTCGCTGCCGTGTTCCGACCTCCGCGCTCAGTTGTTCCAGGTCTCGTCGTACGGGTCGTGCGGCACCGGAACCGGTCTGGCCGACGTGACCTTCAGGTAGGGGATGGGCCCGTTGTTGACCGGATCGTGGGCGACCCCTGTGGCGTACCTGCCCGTCACCTCCAGCCAGGCGTCCGGGCGCAGTACCGGCGGCAGCTCGCCGGTCAGGGCGATCTTCACCGGCTGGGCGTCCGCGGCGCAGCAGTTGAGGGCCATGCGGACCAGGTACGGCGAGCCGGCGTGGTCCAGGGCGAGGAAACCGGTGACGCGGACGGCGCGGCCGTGCAGTGAGCGACCGTGGCCGTAGGCGGCGCGGGAAGCGTAGTCGACCACGGACAGCGGGACCGGATCACCGGCGGGCAATAGCCCGTAGCCGTACGGCCTCTGCAGGGCCGTGCCGGTGCGCACCGCGCTGTAGGAGCCGAGGGCTGGCGGGGCGACGAGGATGAGGGCGAGCAGCGGCAGCAGCAGGAGCCAGGAAATGCGTGGTTCGGGGTGTTCAGCGGTGTGGCGGGAGCTGCGGTGGCGCCGGCGCTCGTACCAGGCCGTCGCCAGCGCCGCCACGACCAGGACCGCTCCCGAGGCCAGCAGCAGTGGGCGGAGGCCCGCCTTGACGTAGCGCAGATAGAGGCCGGTGGTGCCGGCGTGCAGCAGGGCGGCGCCGAGCAGGAACAGGACGGCGGCCTGGGCCTGGCGGTTCACAGCAGTACCACACCCGTCAGGACGGCGCCCGCCACGGCCAGCACGAAGGTCGCCGGGGCGAAGCGGAGCGCGAAGGCGCGGCCGAAGGTGCCGGCCTGCATCGCGAAGAGCTTGAGGTCGATCATCGGGCCCACCACCAGGAACACCAGCTTGGCCGTCGGGGAGAACTGGGTGAGGGAAGCGGCGACGAACGCGTCCGCCTCCGAGCAGATGGACAGGAGGACGGCCAGGACGGCGAGGGCCAGGACGGAGAACAGCGGACTGCCGGCCGCCGTGCGCAGCCAGTCCGGTGGGGTCACCGCCTTCAGCGTGGCCGCGGCCATCGCGCCGAGCACCAGGAAGCCGCCGGCGTGCATGATGTCGTGCCGGACCGAGTTCCAGAACGTCTCCCCCCTGGTCGCGCCCTCGTGTGCACCGTGGGCCGGTGGGCGCAGCCAGTCCGTACGGCCCAGGCGGTGCCACAACCAGCCCATCGCGCACGCCACCAGCAGGCTCGCCAGGAACCGGGCCAGGACCATCTCCGGGTTCCGGGGGAAGGCGACGGCGGTCGCGGTCAGCACGATCGGGTTGATCGCGGGAGCGGACAGCAGGAACGCGAGGGCCGCCGCGGGGGTGACGCCCCGGCGGACCAGAGCGCCCGCCACCGGCACCGACGCGCACTCGCAGCCCGGCAGCACCGCACCCGCGACCCCTGCCACGGGAACGGCCAGGGCAGGGCGGCGCGGGAGGGCGCGCGCGAAGAACGACGGGGGCACGAACACCGCGATCGCCGCCGAGAGCAGCACGCCCAGCACCAGGAACGGCAGCGCCTGGACGGTCACCGCCACGAACACCGTCGTCCAGCTCTGCATCCGCGGGGTAGCGAGGAGCCCGCGGATCGGGGACTGGGCGAGCACCGCCAGCAGGAGCGTCAGGGTCAGCACCAAGGGGGAACTGAGCCGCCGGTCCTCCTTGCCCGGCCGGCCGCCGCGTGGGTGTGCCGGGCCGTGCGTGCTGGCGCCGGGCGAGGCGTCTTCGGTGACGGTCACGGGTGCGTACCTCCGGCTGGTGTTCTGCCTGCCTTCTCAGTACGCCCGTTCCCGTGTCGCCGTTCAGGCCCGATGGCGCAGCCTTGCCTACCCCGCCGGGCAGGCGGTCCGCGCGGCCAGGTGCCGCTGCGCGAAGTCCAGCTCCAGTCTCACCTGCTTGATCCGCTCATCCACCACCAGTGAGCCGTGCCCGGCGTCGTACCGGTACACCTCGTGGACCGCGCCCCGGGCCTCCAGGCGCTTGACGTAGTTGTCGACCTGGCGGATGGGGCACCGCGGGTCGTTGACGCCCGCCGAGATGTGCACGGGGGCCTCGACCCGGTCGACGTAGGTCAGTGGGGAGGATGCCTCGAAGTGCTCGGGGACCTCCTCCGGGGTGCCGCCCAGCAGCGTGCGGTCCATGGCCTTCAGGGACTCCATCTCGTCGTGGTACGCGGTGACGTAGTCCGCGACCGGGACCACCGCGATGCCCACCGTCCACGCCTCGGGCTGGGTGCCGAGGCCGAGCAGGGTGAGGTAGCCGCCCCAGGAGGCGCCGGTGAGGATCAGCCGGTCCGGGTCGGCGAGGCCGGAGGAGACCGCCCAGTCGCGCACCGCGGCCACGTCCTCCAGTTCGATCAGGCCGACCCGGTGCTTGAGGGCGTCCGTCCAGGCCCGGCCGTATCCGGTGGAGCCGCGGTAGTTGACGCGGACCACGGCGTAGCCGTGGTCGACCCAGGCGGCCG contains:
- a CDS encoding TIGR03943 family putative permease subunit — its product is MNRQAQAAVLFLLGAALLHAGTTGLYLRYVKAGLRPLLLASGAVLVVAALATAWYERRRHRSSRHTAEHPEPRISWLLLLPLLALILVAPPALGSYSAVRTGTALQRPYGYGLLPAGDPVPLSVVDYASRAAYGHGRSLHGRAVRVTGFLALDHAGSPYLVRMALNCCAADAQPVKIALTGELPPVLRPDAWLEVTGRYATGVAHDPVNNGPIPYLKVTSARPVPVPHDPYDETWNN
- a CDS encoding metal-sensitive transcriptional regulator, yielding MELELEGESLKAVLNRLRRAQGQISGVIRMIEEGRDCEDVVTQLAAASRALDRAGFAIIATGLQQCVADIESGRKNGEDTEEMRARLEKLFLSLA
- a CDS encoding rhodanese-like domain-containing protein, translated to MSLFRRSRTGSERVTAQDAAARTGHGGDATLLDVREPYEWQAGHAPDAVHVPLSALAAGAGLPGTAQARPVVVICRSGNRSRRAARLLQARGVEAVDVIGGMQDWAAAGLPVVDARGRNGSVA
- a CDS encoding OsmC family protein produces the protein MTGTAPHTINVTRPQDTAVHTLDVTHVDGDAYAIDVRGHRMQVDQPAEAGGADTAPTPTELFAASLATCVAFYAGRYLIRHGLSRSGLQVRAEFVMATDRPARVASVRIVVVPPPGLTEQRRTALLAVASHCTVHNTLSRPPEIDIELA
- the trxA gene encoding thioredoxin, with protein sequence MATVELTKENFEETLTGSDIVLIDFWAAWCGPCRMFGPVYEQAAQRHPGIVFGKVDTEAQPELAAAFRISSIPTLMAVRERTVLYAQPGALPPQALEELIAEIRSVDMGDLRRRAAEGAAEQG
- a CDS encoding membrane protein, yielding MNASEYVCRPRSKRSLWFVVGLGVAGALTAGAAFGYRGGLPAWWGLVGLVAVVVGAVALYQVTARVAADAYGVHSWTLLRRRSVPWHDIAELLVRVKTLPRGGETRRVVLAMRDGRRRTLPQPASSTPGDEHFATQLSGLREVHRRHGGTEPGRLRVVTDDAAGSGWVSRLCASLLLLAAAGAVAFAVPGASAYERQYQVAQPCAAGLQPTGARPCLRTVPAVITRTEPHLPKRQSWLYFAGGGPSDRLAVSREAAEAFRAGDRVELTVFRGEVMKVAGERYVWTGHVITGGSLAVFAAGLVLLAGLPGAQVLRRLRGRRLPDDERLPSALPFTGVLAGTAVWLLPLCYLHPTTPLGSAQTITWWAVGSLVTAGLLTWAWHVTRIRVPGESAPTRRPEAEDAADGDVFLAARFLEDTDYNPYGFGTHIVLGNEGPAVTPHPGPGRFGAKSVPVERLTVKNVRRARGADGDGVPGDWHVAELDDAGTPVRLAAAPDDLARIIHALALAKA
- a CDS encoding rhodanese-like domain-containing protein, which translates into the protein MTPHPTPIAFETDQARERLHEFTVVDVRTPGEYASGHLPGALNIPLDQIRRALPELQHAADHGGLLVVCASGARSENACKLLREQGIPAATLVGGTGAWAAQGHDLHQPAACDTRARWSMERQVRFTAGAVVLLGLLLGFLVHPAFQILSAGIAGGLVFSAVTDTCGMAAMLGKLPHNRPRAADLDATLAALRSR
- a CDS encoding sulfite exporter TauE/SafE family protein — translated: MSAVILALLAGAVIGLALGGLGGGGSVLAVPALIYLLGFTPVAATTASLVIVTVTSATALSAHARDGNVRWRAGLLFAAAGIGPAMLGSALAGQLPAAWLTVAFALLAGAASIRMLRPRPTAGPAAPVRPGRAAAAGAGLGAVTGVLGVGGGFLAVPALVNVLGMRIREAVGTSLLVITVNSVAALAMRAGTADGLNWALIGPFAGAAILGAWDGKRLSAKLSGQTLQRVFALVLLAVAGFMLVDTVA
- a CDS encoding NAD(+) synthase, whose protein sequence is MNFWSIYQHGFARVAACTGHTVIADPHANAEAVLRQARQCAQDGVAVAVFPELGLCGYSIEDLLLQDALLDEVERAVRSVAAGSAELLPVLVVGAPLRHRNRIYNCAVIVHHGRVLGVVPKSYPPNYREFYERRQIASGDDERGGTIRICGETVPFGVDLLFEAADVPGLVLHAEVCEDMWVPVPPSAEAALAGATILANLSGSPITVGRAEDRRLMCRSGSSRCLAAYVYAAAGLGESTTDLSWDGQTMIYENGALLAESERFPLGDQYAVADVDLDLLRQERQRVGSFDDNRRTHGARTGDFRTVSFALDPPTTDLGLRRRVERFPFVPADPDRLALDCYEAYNIQVAGLQQRLAAIGDPKVVIGVSGGLDSTHALIVAARAMDRAGRPRSDILAFTLPGFATSDHTKDNAHRLMRALGVTPAELDITPTAQLMLQEIGHPFAAGEPVYDVTFENVQAGLRTDYLFRLANQRGGIVLGTGDLSELALGWSTYGVGDQMSHYNVNSGVPKTLIQHLIRWVIGSGQFDEETGRILVAILDTEISPELVPGEELQSTESKIGPYALHDFTLFHVLRYGFRPSKIAFLAWHAWHAPDTGAWPPGFPEAKRVAYDLAEIRHWLEVFCRRFFAFSQFKRSAMPNGPKVSAGGSLSPRGDWRAPSDGNARAWLRDLERFGPDGADTAP
- a CDS encoding MFS transporter, coding for MANRMSPHGSRSRWSTLLTAERPRPEAIRSRPNGWWLAVGTVCFGAFMGQLDASIVTLTYGSLRTGFHARLAAVEWVSLAYLLTLVALLVPAGRLADAHGRKLLYLYGFAVFTLASAACGFAPSLAVLVVFRVVQAAGAAMMQANSVALVTTSAPRERMRSALGVQAAAQALGLALGPTVGGVLVSALDWRWVFWVNVPVGVVALVGGHYLLPRTRARTEVACFDWVGLGLLSVATTSALLGVSAASGLAVPGWGVALLFAVAAWAGRGFVRRQRRAVAPLLDLALLRTRAVAFGLVGALSGYLVLFGPLVLVPVVLSAQGSSELTAGLVLTALPAGFGLAAAGGDRLLPRRLSDRGRCLAGAAVFALALAALLVVPLTTVWLVPVLAGAGLGLGTFTPANNAMIMGAIPARSSGTGGGLVNMTRGLGTALGVALVTLALHLAGGAGVRTGAHWAAVILVSASAVAVVSAWLSPRTDPV